The Leishmania braziliensis MHOM/BR/75/M2904 complete genome, chromosome 15 genome has a window encoding:
- a CDS encoding mitochondrial DNA topoisomerase II: MTDASKYKKLSPIDHVLLRPEMYVGSIETQPTPMYIFDPEKGKMVWETMRVNQGLLKIVDEILLNAADNINNSKGSVRQTYISISISDTGEITVENDGAGLPIVRSREHKIYIPEMVFGHLLTSSNYNNDSTSTTAGRHGYGAKLTNILSTKFSVICRTAGREFHMSWTDHMRMATAPRVSRVDPKEKNVTRVKFMPDYAHFGFPNASISLDMKRVLHKRIMDLAAMFSKIEVRLNNVPFGFETFTDYARLYSLPGPNGSTPPEPFVHTSPNGSVAYVPQLTQSPKRIVGVVNGVVTYNGGTHCNAAIDILDSCLDSLSRNFKKEGKVVDTNRVQRHFTVLVFLIQAQPKFDSQSKARLVSTVTMPRVPKNTLEKYLETMPFLEAHVNSMDDQLANELNKEIGAGRRLSSKTLISSITKLVDATSSRPDGRNIRTLIITEGDSAKALALNSLSSDQKKYCGVFPLRGKLLNVRNKNLKRLKMCKELQDLFLALGLELGKEYRTPDELRYQRLLVMTDQDADGSHIKGLVINAFESLWPTLLQNNPGYISLFSTPIVKIKVSGKSKEVIAFHSLRDFHRWQRAHPTARYTAKYYKGLGTSTTAEGKEYFADMEKNIMRLTVDAKDHQLLDSVFDAAEVEWRKEWMTKANAFQGEIDIDRSKKSLTIPEFVHKEMVHFALVGNARAIPHCVDGLKPSQRKILWAMLRRHSSEASKVAQLSGYISEASAFHHGEVSLQETIVKMAQNFTGGNNINLLVPEGQFGSRQQLGNDHAAPRYIFTKLSRFARLLFPEEDDPLLDYMDEEGTPVEPHHYVPILPMLLCNGAVGIGFGFATTIPPFHPLDVSAAVRAMINGESAKQVVRNLVPWAVGFQGTVRRGPDDEFIAVGKYTAHPNGRFHISEIPWMTSIEAFRLHISSLANTDVVQRIADYSGANHIDIDLIVRDGALTTWAECEADLALAQRVHINGTVFSPTGTLSPIDSNLAPVLQWHYDRRLDLYKRRRTRKIGLMEMDLARLKSTRKFVEHFRQGQIDFLNATDDTLTKTCVKLGLVRVDESFDYILKKPITFFTRTSTEKLQEDIAKTQAQIEELKRTTPVRMWLTELDKFDKTFQEYERVLVNSIQKEQRSSSITGGVELPSLRQPLLMLEESAKGATTYRVHACQHETPPPSKRRPGEFFGGAKSSDNAARGVGKRLMGSRAALKAKKLAGNKRRTKMSLTTRAAQLVGAQLGRLLPRLPHFLL; encoded by the coding sequence ATGACGGACGCTTCCAAGTATAAGAAGCTCTCCCCGATTGACCATGTCCTCCTTCGGCCGGAGATGTACGTGGGCAGCATCGAGACTCAGCCCACGCCCATGTACATCTTCGACCCGGAGAAAGGCAAGATGGTGTGGGAGACGATGCGGGTGAACCAGGGTCTCTTGAAGATCGTGGACGAAATTTTGCTCAACGCGGCGGATAACatcaacaacagcaaaggaTCAGTACGGCAGACGTACATCAGCATCAGCATCTCCGACACAGGCGAGATCACGGTCGAGAACGACGGCGCCGGCCTCCCCATTGTGCGCAGTAGAGAGCACAAGATATACATACCAGAAATGGTGTTTGGACACCTGCTGACCAGCTCCAACTACAACAATGACTCAACCTCGACAACAGCGGGTCGGCACGGCTACGGCGCTAAGCTGACCAACATTCTTTCCACGAAGTTCTCTGTCATCTGCCGCACCGCCGGCCGCGAGTTCCACATGAGCTGGACGGACCACATGCggatggcgacggcgccgcgcgtgAGCCGGGTCGATCCGAAGGAGAAGAATGTGACGCGTGTGAAGTTTATGCCCGACTATGCGCATTTTGGCTTCCCAAACGCGTCCATCTCTCTCGACATGAAGCGGGTGCTGCACAAGCGCATCATGGACCTCGCCGCGATGTTCTCCAAGATCGAAGTGCGGCTCAACAACGTGCCCTTTGGGTTCGAGACGTTTACCGACTACGCGCGGCTCTACTCGCTACCCGGCCCGAACGGGTCGACACCGCCTGAGCCGTTTGTCCACACGAGTCCCAACGGCAGTGTCGCGTATGTGCCCCAGCTGACGCAGAGCCCCAAGCGCATTGTTGGCGTCGTGAACGGCGTCGTCACCTACAATGGCGGCACGCACTGCAACGCCGCCATCGACATCCTTGACTCCTGCCTCGACTCGCTGAGCCGGAATTTTAAGAAGGAGGGCAAGGTGGTGGACACGAACCGGGTGCAGCGACACTTTACCGTGCTCGTCTTCCTCATTCAGGCGCAGCCAAAGTTCGACTCGCAGAGCAAGGCGCGGCTCGTGTCGACAGTGACAATGCCGCGCGTGCCAAAGAACACGCTGGAGAAGTACCTCGAGACAATGCCATTCCTGGAGGCACACGTGAACAGCATGGACGACCAGCTCGCGAACGAACTAAACAAGGAGATCGGCGCCGGCCGGCGGCTGAGCAGCAAGACCCTCATATCCTCCATCACAAAGCTCGTCGATGCCACCTCGTCTCGACCAGACGGCCGAAACATCCGCACACTCATCATTACAGAGGGCGATTCTGCCAAGGCGCTCGCCCTCAACTCGCTCTCAAGCGACCAGAAGAAGTACTGCGGTGTGTTCCCGCTGCGCGGAAAACTGCTGAACGTGCGTAACAAGAACCTGAAGCGACTCAAGATGTGCAAGGAACTGCAGGACCTCTTCCTTGCGCTAGGGCTGGAGCTGGGCAAGGAGTACCGAACGCCGGATGAACTGCGCTATCAGCGACTGCTCGTCATGACTGATCAGGACGCGGATGGTTCGCACATTAAGGGTCTCGTCATCAACGCCTTCGAGTCGCTGtggccgacgctgctgcagaacaATCCCGGCTAcatctccctcttctcgACCCCCATTGTGAAGATCAAAGTGAGCGGCAAGTCGAAGGAGGTGATCGCTTTTCACAGCTTGCGTGATTTCCACCGTTGGCAGCGGGCCCACCCGACGGCGCGCTACACGGCCAAATACTACAAAGGCCTCGGGACGTCGACCACggcagaggggaaggagtaCTTCGCCGACATGGAAAAGAACATCATGCGACTCACTGTCGACGCGAAGGACCACCAGCTGCTCGATAGCGTCTTCGACGCAGCTGAGGTGGAATGGCGTAAGGAGTGGATGACGAAGGCAAACGCCTTCCAGGGCGAGATCGACATCGACCGCAGCAAAAAGTCACTGACGATTCCGGAGTTTGTCCACAAGGAGATGGTGCACTTCGCACTCGTCGGCAACGCCCGCGCCATTCCACACTGCGTCGACGGACTGAAGCCGTCGCAGCGGAAGATCTTGTGGGCAAtgctgcggcgccacagcTCCGAGGCGTCAAAGGTGGCGCAACTGTCGGGCTACATCTCAGAGGCGTCGGCGTTTCACCACGGCGAGGtctcgctgcaggagacgatCGTGAAGATGGCACAGAACTTCACTGGCGGCAACAACATCAACCTGCTCGTGCCGGAGGGTCAGTTCGGATCTCGACAGCAACTCGGTAACGACCACGCCGCCCCGCGCTACATCTTTACGAAGCTCAGCCGCTTTGCCCGCCTGCTGTTCCCCGAGGAGGACGACCCACTACTGGACTACATGGACGAGGAGGGAACGCCCGTGGAGCCTCACCACTACGTCCCCATCCTGCCGATGCTGCTCTGCAATGGCGCCGTCGGTATCGGCTTTGGCTTTGCCACGACAATCCCGCCATTCCACCCTCTCGACGTCTCAGCGGCGGTGCGAGCCATGATCAACGGCGAGTCGGCCAAGCAGGTAGTGCGCAACCTTGTGCCGTGGGCGGTGGGCTTCCAGGGGACGGTGCGGCGCGGCCCCGACGATGAGTTCATCGCGGTGGGCAAATACACCGCCCACCCAAATGGCCGCTTCCACATATCCGAAATTCCGTGGATGACGAGCATCGAGGCGTTCCGCCTGCACATCTCGTCCCTCGCCAACACGGATGTTGTGCAACGCATCGCCGACTACTCAGGCGCCAACCACATCGACATCGACCTCATCGTGCGCGACGGCGCTCTGACAACATGGGCGGAGTGCGAGGCGGATCTGGCACTGGCGCAACGTGTCCACATCAACGGCACCGTCTTCTCGCCCACCGGTACGCTTAGCCCGATCGACTCAAACCTCGcaccggtgctgcagtggcacTACGACCGCCGCCTCGACCTGTACAAGCGCCGCCGCACTCGCAAGATTGGGCTGATGGAGATGGACCTCGCCCGTCTGAAGTCCACGCGGAAGTTTGTGGAGCACTTCCGGCAAGGCCAGATAGACTTCCTCAATGCAACAGACGACACGCTCACCAAGACGTGTGTGAAGCTCGGCCTCGTGCGCGTAGATGAGAGCTTCGATTACATTTTGAAGAAGCCCATTACCTTCTTCACCCGCACAAGCACCGAGAAGCTCCAGGAGGACATTGCCAAGACGCAGGCGCAGATTGAGGAACTGAAGAGGACAACACCGGTGAGGATGTGGCTGACGGAGCTCGACAAGTTCGACAAGACCTTCCAGGAGTATGAACGTGTGCTCGTCAACTCGATTCAGAAGGAGCAGCGGTCGTCCAGCATCACAGGCGGGGTGGAGCTGCCGTCGCttcggcagccgctgctgatgctcgAGGAGTCCGCGAAGGGTGCGACGACGTACCGCGTGCACGCCTGCCAGCACgagacaccgccgccgagcaAGCGCCGTCCTGGCGAGTTCTTCGGTGGCGCTAAGTCCTCGGACAACGCCGCTCGCGGTGTGGGAAAGCGGCTGATGGGCTCACGCGCAGCACTCAAAGCCAAAAAGCTGGCCGGTAATAAGCGCCGCACCAAGATGAGCCTCACGACACGGGCAGCGCAGCTTGTCGGCGCGCAACTTGGGCGTCTGCTCCCGAGACTGCCCCACTTTTTGCTCTAA